In Chaetodon trifascialis isolate fChaTrf1 chromosome 23, fChaTrf1.hap1, whole genome shotgun sequence, the following proteins share a genomic window:
- the LOC139351159 gene encoding SH3 domain and tetratricopeptide repeat-containing protein 1: protein MSARADRDNGSRASGRNVSTDGQQQWEAVDKSNRHSRMVRGFSRDTASLNATLSTCEENFPTALSMVLDVVRGPERLPADEESQEMLRGKLRILQADSTEVNALFTELSTHLTSINSEEKVMFVTFKTFEEIWKFTTYYTIGVLGQCLENLLFDQKVWLGSLEKDISIEVSIQEDTLNLIHKGILMQEGSLFGSCTTNQMFDSSTSGGDLYLEQGDIAQFEPPFLGSGWTVFCLADGARGTAPKPTLEPVIPFHQWFLKSTAESILVGDGKPACEFPLQFVRGTCLATMAYDAEGPDELSMAPADRIIIVGLLASCFDWFTGRKESTGEIGLVKTSLVKPSADIYNSTDILFDGEEGTFFRLQEDKVIEETTALLKKKFQDDSGQNYKLDVISHQDFEKKMSFSSSSKVDTQQSDLKRGIQRILDPKKDSHSDSVVTMKRTQEDVILATEAKNPSPPCFTVDPVVKGTNDSENFIPLFSFLEGQDCKEFAVLYRVSSEILASSSFTGHSDEDELIAFLGVARETAKKKQLFWSQARLCFLLGRLCAGKSKFSQARVYFEEALSVPREGFMDLRLLASIYSNLAAIYFLQKNTNSFFALTERLAALLLGRPDCLDCLENNSALKYILKKAVLSQNKMAEAWACHLLTKHHWTRAEGVQVVPYLERLLILCTEAQRTWGISPSHGYLTLGRLYSELQLPHLSVSSARRASLHPSATLTDCLSSMVLVLDSVNRLCEITEKEVSIPPQMAPYLHQALSTNKAQGGGGDKHHVLSYQLTVCLCQLFYKHRMVEQAISHMHSLINNQPPAQHLPISVPERNSALIWLAWLHIVNNQPDVGLDILDLVLASMPEHCTTPQEGVVLNMRGVALRCMGDFRRAAESYRAAVDICQEYEDMPNWAVALANQGLLCLKAGAKGLAQRYLTEAVQLFSELDEEGHEANFISVLLELGQHYVKQHQLDNGKGCYEWALLLAINANLLDSQLSATRHLCQLYGCESPDQAQCIIYSQHQVQLLRCTGDKGQEGDVLEAISQLYLTLGTERAHRVALDYTKTSLAIFIDLGYREKEASSWLQAGKIYHLLDQTELVDVYVQVAQDVALSTGDTSFILKLLEAAGDIYFNSCHDREKAITFYRDRALPLAGKSNSLRSRLRLCNKLSELMLSLKLYGEAVEFAQTALDISVALGEHLNKRVAYHRLASLCHCLEQSELAEHYYLKTLTLCPTPLLFDEETLYYVRVYQTLGNILFYDLKDPFDAAGYYHLALAAAIDLGNKKSQLQLCTRLATIYHNFLIDRELSLFFYQRARGLAVELNVRRINISSDQHYSGSSQSNRQ from the exons CTCTGTCCATGGTGTTGGATGTGGTCAGGGGACCTGAGCGTCTTCCTGCAGACGAGGAGTCACAGGAAATGCTGAGAGGGAAACTGCGCATTCTGCAAGCTGACAGCACCGAGGTCAATGCTCTATTCACG GAGTTGTCCACTCATCTTACCTCCATCAACAGTGAAGAAAAAGTTATGTTTGTGACATTCAAAACATTTGAGGAAATATGGAAGTTCACCACATATTACACGATAG GTGTCCTGGGTCAGTGTTTGGAAAATCTGTTGTTTGATCAGAAGGTTTGGCTTGGTTCTTTAGAGAAAGACATCTCCATCGAGGTTTCCATTCAGGAGGACACTCTTAACCTTATCCACAAAGGCATCCTCATGCAGGAGG GTTCATTGTTTGGTAGTTGTACTACCAACCAGATGTTTGACAGCTCCACCTCTGGAGGTGACCTATACCTGGAGCAGGGAGACATAGCCCAGTTTGAGCCTCCTTTCCTGGGCTCAGGGTGGACTGTCTTCTGCCTAGCTGATGGAGCCCGTGGCACTGCACCCAAACCTACTCTTGAGCCAGTCATCCCTTTTCATCA ATGGTTTCTCAAATCCACTGCAGAGAGCATTTTAGTTGGTGATgggaaacctgcctgtgaatTCCCTCTGCAGTTTG TCAGAGGAACCTGTCTGGCCACAATGGCGTATGATGCTGAGGGCCCAGATGAGCTGAGCATGGCACCTGCTGATCGCATCATCATTGTGGGACTTCTGGCGTCTTGTTTTGATTGGTTCACTGGGAGGAAGGAGTCAACAGGAGAAATAGGTCTGGTCAAGACAAGCCTGGTGAAACCATCTGCGGACATTTACAA TTCCACAGATATTTTGTttgatggagaggaagggacATTCTTTAGACTGCAAGAGGACAAAGTCATAGAGGAAACAACTGCATTATTGAAGAAGAAATTTCAAGACGATTCTGGTCAGAACTACAAACTGG ATGTGATCAGTCACCAagactttgaaaagaaaatgtcat TCAGCTCCTCAAGCAAAGTTGATACTCAGCAGTCTGACCTGAAGAGAGGTATTCAGAGGATTCTTGATCCAAAAAAAGACTCACACTCAGATTCTGTTGTGACCATGAAAAGGACTCAAGAAGACGTGATCCTGGCTACAGAGGCCAAAAATCCAAGCCCTCCCTGTTTCACGGTTGACCCAGTTGTAAAAGGAACCAACGACAGTGAGAACTTCAttcccctcttctcttttttggAGGGACAAGACTGCAAAGAGTTTGCCGTTCTGTACAGAGTGAGTTCTGAAATCCTTGCCTCTTCTTCCTTCACTGGTCACTCTGATGAGGATGAGCTTATTGCTTTCCTTGGTGTTGCAAGGGAAACAGCCAAGAAGAAGCAACTCTTTTGGTCACAGGCTCgtttgtgctttctgctggGTAGACTTTGTGCTGGGAAGTCAAAATTCAGCCAGGCACGGGTTTACTTTGAGGAAGCCCTCAGTGTGCCACGAGAAGGCTTCATGGACCTCAGGCTGTTGGCCAGCATCTACTCCAACCTGGCTGCCATATattttttgcagaaaaatacTAACAGTTTCTTTGCTCTGACAGAGCGTCTTGCTGCCTTGCTATTAGGAAGGCCAGATTGCCTTGACTGCTTAGAGAACAACTCTGCTCTTAAATACATTCTCAAGAAAGCTGTTCTCTCTCAAAACAAAATGGCCGAAGCCTGGGCTTGTCACCTTTTGACCAAGCACCACTGGACTCGTGCTGAGGGGGTTCAAGTTGTTCCTTATCTTGAGAGGTTGCTTATTCTTTGTACTGAAGCTCAAAGAACATGGGGCATCTCTCCCAGTCATGGATACCTGACCCTGGGAAGGCTCTACAGTGAACTCCAACTTCCCCACCTCAGTGTCAGTTCAGCCAGGAGAGCTTCTCTGCATCCCTCTGCTACACTAACTGACTGCCTTAGTAGCATGGTTCTAGTTTTGGACAGTGTCAACAGACTGTGTGAGATCACAGAAAAGGAAGTCTCCATCCCACCTCAAATGGCACCATATTTACACCAAGCACTCTCTACTAATAAAGCCCAAGGAGGAGGCGGTGACAAACACCATGTTTTGAGCTATCAGCTTACTGTTTGTCTGTGCCAACTCTTTTACAAGCACAGAATGGTTGAACAAGCTATCAGCCATATGCATTCTCTCATCAACAACCAGCCGCCTGCACAACACCTCCCCATTTCTGTCCCAGAAAGAAACAGTGCCCTAATTTGGCTGGCATGGCTTCACATTGTCAACAATCAGCCAGATGTTGGTTTGGATATCCTGGATTTGGTCCTAGCTTCCATGCCGGAGCACTGCACTACCCCTCAGGAAG GTGTAGTCCTTAACATGCGTGGTGTGGCACTTCGATGCATGGGTGACTTTCGGAGGGCAGCAGAGAGCTACCGAGCTGCTGTTGACATCTGCCAAGAGTATGAGGACATGCCAAACTGGGCTGTAGCTCTGGCTAACCAAG GGCTGTTATGTCTGAAGGCTGGAGCTAAAGGACTAGCACAGAGATACCTGACTGAGGCTGTGCAGCTCTTCTCTGAGCTGGACGAAGAAGGTCATGAGGCAAACTTTatttcagtgctgctggagctgggaCAGCACTATGTGAAGCAACACCAGCTGGACAATGGAAAAGGATGCTACGAATGGGCTCTGCTGCTGGCTATAAATGCCAATCTGTTAGACA GCCAGCTCAGTGCAACCAGACACCTATGTCAACTGTATGGGTGTGAGAGTCCAGACCAGGCTCAGTGTATCATCTACAGTCAACACCAGGTCCAGCTGCTGAGATGCACAGGAGACAAAGGACAGGAGGGAGATGTGCTGGAAGCCATCAGCCAACTCTACCTCACTCTGGGTACAGAaag gGCACACCGGGTGGCTCTTGACTACACCAAGACCAGTTTGGCTATTTTCATCGACCTGGGatacagagagaaggaggcatCTAGCTGGCTGCAGGCTGGGAAGATCTACCACCTGTTGGACCAGACTGAACTGGTGGACGTTTATGTTCAG GTCGCTCAGGATGTTGCTCTGAGTACAGGAGACACCAGTTTCATCCTGAAGCTTCTGGAGGCTGCAGGAGACATTTACTTCAACAGCTGCCATGACCGGGAGAAGGCTATCACCTTCTACAGG GACCGTGCTTTGCCTCTTGCTGGGAAGAGTAACAGTCTTCGTTCAAGACTGAGGTTGTGTAATAAGCTGTCTGAACTTATGCTCAGTCTCAAGCTGTATGGGGAAGCTGTGGAGTTTGCTCAGACTGCCCTGGACATCAGTGTCGCTCTAG GTGAACATCTGAATAAGCGAGTGGCTTACCACCGTCTGGCTTCTCTGTGCCACTGTCTGGAGCAGTCTGAACTGGCTGAACACTATTACCTTAAGACTCTGACCCTCTGTCCAACACCACTTCTGTTTGATGAGGAAACACTGTACTATGTCAGGGTGTATCAGACACTGGGAAACATCTTATTCTATGACCTGAAG GACCCATTTGATGCTGCAGGCTACTACCACCTGGCTCTAGCTGCAGCGATAGATTTGGGTAACAAGAagtctcagctgcagctctgcacccGTCTTGCCACCATCTACCACAACTTCCTAATAGACAGGGAGCTGTCTCTCTTCTTTTACCAGAGAGCAAGAGGACTTGCTGTAGAGCTGAATGTTAGGAGGATAAATATCTCATCAGATCAGCATTATAGCGGCTCCTCACAGTCCAACAGACAATAG